In Aedes albopictus strain Foshan chromosome 3, AalbF5, whole genome shotgun sequence, the following are encoded in one genomic region:
- the LOC115268853 gene encoding uncharacterized protein K02A2.6-like, translated as MLLNLQRYNFQLQFVTGKDNVLADAISRAPEELTTDSFNYRKENIYRVFGEVEDIHLRDFLSVSDDRINQIIEHTAIDQALQTVISYIRQGWPDRIAAVPAQVKPYFKHRHELSSQSGLVFRGDRIVIPSSLHRIMIEKLHATHSGIESTLRLARQNIFWPGMNRQIKDNVQECTICAKFGASQPTPTMKSHAVPIHPFQLVSMDVFFQEYRGKQRKFLVTVDHYSDYFELDILDDLTPASVIKVCKRNFACHGTPQLLITDNATNFVCEEMNEFAKAWGFKHSTSAPYHQQGNGKAEASVKIAKRLIKKAKESGQDLWFVLQQWRNIPNNIGSSPASRLFSRSIRCGVPIPVTNLMQRVVENVPESIVKNRQKVKYYYDRHSKQLPSLEIGSPVYVQLRPLLRTTPFCRNRIKRPAGTSQTSKHRISKEFALKTWIE; from the coding sequence ATGCTTTTAAATTTGCAAAGATATAACTTCCAGCTGCAGTTTGTGACAGGAAAGGACAATGTTTTGGCTGACGCCATTTCCCGGGCACCAGAAGAATTAACTACCGATTCATTCAACTATCGAAAAGAGAACATCTACAGAGTATTTGGAGAGGTAGAAGATATTCATCTGCGAGACTTCCTGAGTGTTTCAGACGACCGAATCAATCAGATTATCGAACACACTGCCATCGATCAAGCACTGCAAACCGTCATCAGCTACATCAGGCAAGGTTGGCCTGATAGAATTGCTGCAGTCCCAGCTCAAGTGAAGCCGTACTTCAAACATCGTCATGAACTCTCTTCACAATCGGGATTGGTTTTCCGAGGAGATAGAATTGTGATTCCTTCGTCGCTACATCGCATCATGATCGAGAAGTTACATGCTACTCACTCCGGAATCGAATCAACCCTCAGACTAGCTAGACAGAACATATTTTGGCCTGGAATGAATCGGCAGATAAAGGACAACGTGCAAGAGTGCACcatttgtgcaaaatttggagCATCTCAGCCTACCCCTACCATGAAGAGTCATGCTGTTCCGATACATCCTTTTCAACTTGTCTCCATGGATGTGTTTTTCCAAGAGTACCGAGGAAAACAGAGAAAGTTTTTAGTAACGGTTGACCATTATTCAGATTACTTCGAGCTCGATATTTTGGATGACCTGACTCCTGCCTCAGTAATAAAGGTGTGCAAGCGCAACTTTGCATGCCATGGAACTCCACAGTTGTTGATTACGGACAATGCAACAAATTTCGTATGCGAGGAGATGAACGAGTTTGCGAAAGCGTGGGGTTTTAAACACTCTACATCGGCGCCCTATCACCAACAAGGAAACGGCAAAGCAGAAGCTAGTGTGAAGATCGCTAAGCGATTAATAAAGAAGGCTAAGGAATCCGGTCAGGACTTGTGGTTCGTGTTGCAGCAGTGGCGTAATATCCCAAACAACATCGGAAGCAGTCCAGCCTCCAGACTGTTCTCGCGTAGTATCCGTTGTGGTGTCCCTATTCCGGTTACCAATTTGATGCAGCGAGTGGTGGAAAACGTTCCAGAATCTATCGTGAAGAaccgacaaaaagtgaaatactaTTACGACAGACATTCGAAGCAACTGCCCAGCTTGGAGATAGGATCGCCAGTATACGTCCAGCTACGGCCACTACTACGAACGACGCCATTTTGCCGCAACAGAATAAAACGTCCCGCGGGGACCAGCCAAACTTCCAAACACCGAATATCGAAGGAATTTGCACTTAAAACGTGGATTGAATAA